GCTGCTGCGCATCGAGGCGCGCACGCTGGTCGTCACGTACCCGTCCCGCGTACCCGCACCGGCCGCCGTCCGCAGCCTGGACGCGCACCGCGACGAACTGACCGAGTACCTGATCGCGTCGCCCCGCATCCCGCACGGCCGCTGGGCAGACGTGTTCGAGGTGACCGCCCCCCTGCGGGACGCCGACCTGCACGGCTTCCTGATGGACCTCACGCGCGCCCTGTACCGCCGCTTCACGTACTCGCCCGGCGCGACCGACGTGCGCACCCCCCTGTCGACGTTCGCGCAGACGGGACGCGGCGTGTGCCAGGACTACGCGCACGCCATGCTCGGCATCTGCCGGTCGCTCGGCATTCCGGCCCGGTACGTGAGCGGGTACATCTACGCCGGGGCGAACTTCGTGGGCGCCGAAGCCAGTCACGCGTGGGTGGAAGCGTACCTGCCCGGCACCGGCTGGGTCGGGTACGACCCCACCAACAACACCGAGGTGGTGGAAGCCCACGTCAAGATCGGGCACGGCCGCGACTACGGCGACGTGTCACCCATCAGCGGCAGCTATCACGGCAGCACCAGAGGCGTGCTGGACGTGGAAGTGAAAGTCTACGACCAGGAGCAGTGAAACGGGTTCGGTCCGATGACAGGGATGCCGGGAACAGCGCCGTCATCCCTTCCCGGGCAGATCACCGCCCGTGACTGGTACAGCTCCGCACGAGAGGGACGCCTGCCCGCTTCCATCTCCTCCAGACCGGACCTGCCGGTGCCCTTGTCGCTCGGCTGAACTTCAGGAGTCCAACTCAAAACCGTACGAAACGGCGCGCCGCCCGGACCGGCGGCAGGCGACCACGCTCAGAAGAACAGGAAATGCGCCCGGACCTGTCCACGGTCCGGGCGCACGCGTTTACCTCTGCACTCAGTGGCTGCCGCAGCCGGCCGCGCCCTCGCCGTCCTGGGCCTGCGCGCCGTCCGTGCGGAAGCTGTGCCCGCAGCCGCAGCCGCTGGTGGCGTTGGGGTTGTTGACGGTGAAGCCGCCGCCCATCATGTTCTCGATGAAGTCGATCTCACCGCCCTTCACGAGCGGGAGGCTCATCTGGTCCACGACGAGTTTCACGCCGCGGTCCATGACGACGGTGTCGCCTTCCAGTTCGCGGTCGTCGATGGCCATGCCGTACTGGTAGCCGCTGCAGCCGCCGCTCTTCACGAAGAGGCGCACGCCGGCGTTCGGTTTGCCGCTTCCGGCGATGGCGGCGATGGCGCGCTCGGCGCCCTTCTCGCTGATGGTGATGGGGTGGGCAGCGCCGGGCTGCGTGGGAGTGAGGTCAGCCAGCTGAGTCATGCGGAAACCATAGCAAACCGTCCGGGTTTCAAAGGTGCCCCGAACCATAAAGCCACCCCCCCCATCGCGGGAGGCACCTGAAAGGGTTTTGCGGTGCTCCGTTGGGTACGCTGGGGTCAGCATGCACAGTTCTCTGACTCCCGTTCCGTCTGCCCTCTCGGTCCTGTCGCGGCTGGCGCGGGACGTGGCCGAGCACGCCCAGACCCGTGAGGCCCTGCAGGCCGTCACGCAGGCGGCCCTGGACCTCACGTCCGGCCGCGCGGCGGCCCTCCTGCCGCTCTCGCCGGACGGTGAGCCCTGCGCGGGCGTCCTCGCGGGGGACGTGGGCGTGGCGGAGGCGCTGCTGCCCGCCGACCGGGCGGCCTTCCAGGCGGGGCCGGGTGAGCGGGCGGTGCTGGAGCGGCAGCGGGTGCTGCAGGACGAGGGGGAGGCGGGGTGGCTGGTGGCGTTGCCGCTCGCGGCCGGGCAGGGCGCGCTCGGCACGCTGACGGTGCGGCGCGCTGAGCCGTTCGGGCCGGAGGACCTGGCGGCGCTGGAGGTCGTGGCGGGCCTCGCGGCGGGCCTGCTGGCGCGCGAGCAGCTGGAACGCGACTGTGCGGCGATGACCCTGACGGACGCCCTGACGGGCCTGCCGCGCGGGCCGCTGCTGCGGGACCGGCTGGAGCAGGCGCTCGCGCGGACGGCCCGTGACCGCTCGCCGTGCGCGCTGCTGTCCATCGACCTGGATCACTTCGGGCGGGTGAACGAGGAGTACGGGCGGGCGCTGGGCGACCGGGCGCTCGCGACGGCCGCCGCGCGCCTGCGGGCCTCCGTGCGCGCCACCGACACCGTGGCGCGCACGGAAGGCGACCGGTTCGTGGTGCTGCTGGGCGGCCTGCACGGCGTTCAGCAGGCCCTGCTGGTCGCCGAGAAGGTGCGGCTGGTGCTGAGCGTGCCCATGAACCTGCCGGGCGCGAGCGTGACGCTGGGCGCGTCCATCGGCGTGAGTCTCGCCCCGCCGCACGGGCAGCAGCCGGAGGAGCTGTGCGCGCTGGCGAAGCAGGCGGCCCGGCAGGCCAAACGGCACGGGCGGGGCCTCGTGTGGCTCGCGCAGCTGCCGGGCAGCGGGTCACCGGAGCGGCGTGCGGCACTCACGCAGGACCTGCAGGGCGCCCTGGAGCGCGGCGAGATCGGCGTGCATTACCAGGAGCAGTTCGGGCCGGACGGTGAGCCGTGCGGGGTGGAGGCGCTGGCCCGCTGGACCTCGCCGCGCTGGGGGAGCGTCACGCCGACGGAGTTCATTCCCCTCTGCGAGGACGACGACCTGATCGTGCCGCTGGGGACGTGGGTGCTGCGCGAGGCCGTCACGCAGCTGGCACACTGGCGTGCGGCGGGCCTGCCGTACGCGCGCGTGGCCGTGAACGTCTCCCCCGTCCAGTTCCTGCGTCCGGATTTCGAGCGGGTGGTGCGTGCCGCGCTGGACGACAGCGGCCTGCCGCCCGCCTGCCTGGAACTGGAGCTGGGTGAGGCGTTCGTCGCGTCGCACCAGTCGGTGATCACGCAGCGGCTGCACGCGCTGCGCGGCCTGGGCGTGCGGGTCGTGCTGGACGATTTCGGGACGGGCGGGTCGGGGCTCGCCGCGCTGATGCAGGTGCCGCTGGACGGCCTGAAGATCGACCGGCAGTTCCTGCGGGAGGACACGTCCGCGCCGCTGCGGGAGGGGCGCGGCGTGACGGCCAGCATTGCCATGGCGCACGCGCTGGGGCTGGACGTGGTGCTGGAGGGCGTGGAGACGTCCGCGCACCTCGCCCTGGCGCGCCGGGCCGGGTGCGGACGCACGCAGGGCTTCCTGCAGGGCCGTCCCCGACCGGCCGAGGAGATCGGCGCGCATCCCGGCGTGTCCCGCTGACGCGCGCACAGGCGCGCCGGGACGTGGCGCCGTGAAGCAGATGCTCTAGGCTGACGGCATGTCCTCCTCACCGACTGCCGGGATGCAAGCCGCCCTCGACCGCGTGCGTGACGCCGTGCGCGCCAGTGACGTGCCGCTGGACGGCTGGCTGATCTACGACTTCCAGGGCCTCAACCCGCACGCGCGCACCCTGCTGGGGCTGCGGGACGCGTTCCTCACGCGGCGGTACTTCGTGTGGGTGCCGAAGGACGGCACGCCGACCCTGGTCCACCACCGGATCGAGGGCGGCACGTGGCGCAGCCTCGCGGGCGACGCGAACCTGAACTTCCTGCCGTACAGCGCGCACACGGAACTGGACGCCCACCTGCACGCCCTGCTGAACGGGCAGCGTGGCGCGCTGGAGTACAGTCCGCGCGGCGCGGTGCCGTACGTGAGCCGCGTGGACGCGGGCACCCTGGAGCGCCTGAAAGAGGCGGGCCTGGACCCGCACTCCAGCGCGGACCTGCTGCAGGGCTTCACGGTGTGGGGCGACGGGGACCTGGACGCGCACGACCGGGCCGTGCAGGTCCTGATGGACGCCAAGGACGCCGCGTTCCGGCTGGTGCACGAGCGCCTGAAGGCGGACGAGCCGGTCACGGAACTGGAGGTGCAGGACGTGATCATGCGGCGCATAGAGGGGGCGGGCATGACGGCCGGGCATCCCGTGAACGTGAGTTTCGCCGGGAATGCCGCCGACCCGCACTACGAGCCGTCCGCGGAGCAGAACGCCACCCTCGCGCGCGGGCAGTGCGTGCTGATCGACCTGTGGGCGCAGGAGCCGGGCCGTCCGTTCGGGGACGTGACCTGGGTGGGGTTCGCGGGCGAGCCGACGCCCGAGTACCTGCACGCGTGGGAGGCCGTGGCGGGCGCGCGCGACGCGGGCCTGCGCCTGATGCGGGAGCGGCTGGGCGCGGGCCTGGAACTGCAGGGCTGGGAGGTGGACCGCGCGGCGCGGGACGTGCTGGACGCGGCGGGACTGGGCGAGTACTTCACGCACCGGCTAGGCCACAACCTCGGCGTGCAGATTCACGGGTCCGGCGCGAACCTCGACGATCTGGAGACGCACGACACGCGCCGCCTGCTGCCGGGTCAAGCGGTCACCATCGAGCCGGGCGCGTACGTGGCGCCCCGCGGGTTCGGGATCCGCAGCGAGGTGAACATCCTGGTGACGCCGGAAGGCCCGCGCCTCACCACCCCCGTCCAGGCGCGGCCCTTCGTGCTCGGGGCGGGCGAGTGGGAGGCGGTGCGGGCCACGGGTCTGGGCGAAAGGTAACGGCCGGTCATACGATTTTGATCCGATTACAGGGATGACGGAAACAGCGCCGACATCCCTTCTTGGGCAGAACGGGAGGAGTGGCGTGGCCAGCCGCGTCCGTTCACGACGATACGCCCTGCAGGACGCCTGCCCGCTTCTTGGGCAGAACAGCGCCCATGACTGGCACAGCTCCACAGGAGGGGACGCCTGCCCGCTTCCATCTCCTCCAAACCGTACTTGTTGGTGCCCTTGTCGCTCGGCTGAACTCCAAAAGTTCAGCTCAAAATCGTATCAGAGGTCGGTGGGGGCGGTGCCTGGCTCGGTGCCGGGCTGGGTGTCGTCCTCGGCCAGCAGGCGGTACAGGGCCTTGCGGGCGGTGTTGACGATGCCGGCGGCCTCCCTGGTCTGGTGGGGGGTGCCGGTCTGCGCGACCTGCTGGGCGGCGCTCATCAGGGCGTGCAGCGCCTGGCGGAGTTCCATGCGGTCGCCGTGGCGGCCGGTGTCGTCCTGGGGGGTCCAGGGGGACTGGAGGGCGTCGGCGTTCTCCTGGACGTAGGTGCGGCCCGCCTCGGTGAGGGCGTAGGCCTTCTTGCCGTCCTGGGGCTGCACCTCGATCAGGCCCTCGTCTTCGAGCTGTGAGAGGGCGGGGTACATGCTGCCGGGGCTGGGCTGCCAGAGGCCGCCGCTGCGCTGCGCGGTCTCCTGGATCATGCTGTAGCCATTGCGGGGCGCTTCGGCGAGCAGCGCGAGGATGGCGAGGCGCAGGTTGCCGACCTTGGCGCGGGGGCCCCGGGGGCCGCCCCGGAAGTCGGGTCGGCCGCGGCCTTCGGGGTCGCCGAAGCCGAAGCGGGGGCCGCCGGGGCGGTGGCCGTAGGCGCGGCAGCCGTGGCCGTGGGAGCGGTGGTTCTCGTCGGTGGACTGGAAACCGTAGGGGCGGGGTCTGTGGGTGTGGTTGT
The nucleotide sequence above comes from Deinococcus aquiradiocola. Encoded proteins:
- a CDS encoding transglutaminase family protein, which codes for MRAEIRHVTEYRYQEPVWDSFNEVRLHPIRDERQNVLAFDISVTPDVPASSHRDYFGNLIHHVHVHERHTLLRIEARTLVVTYPSRVPAPAAVRSLDAHRDELTEYLIASPRIPHGRWADVFEVTAPLRDADLHGFLMDLTRALYRRFTYSPGATDVRTPLSTFAQTGRGVCQDYAHAMLGICRSLGIPARYVSGYIYAGANFVGAEASHAWVEAYLPGTGWVGYDPTNNTEVVEAHVKIGHGRDYGDVSPISGSYHGSTRGVLDVEVKVYDQEQ
- a CDS encoding HesB/IscA family protein, which gives rise to MTQLADLTPTQPGAAHPITISEKGAERAIAAIAGSGKPNAGVRLFVKSGGCSGYQYGMAIDDRELEGDTVVMDRGVKLVVDQMSLPLVKGGEIDFIENMMGGGFTVNNPNATSGCGCGHSFRTDGAQAQDGEGAAGCGSH
- a CDS encoding putative bifunctional diguanylate cyclase/phosphodiesterase, which encodes MHSSLTPVPSALSVLSRLARDVAEHAQTREALQAVTQAALDLTSGRAAALLPLSPDGEPCAGVLAGDVGVAEALLPADRAAFQAGPGERAVLERQRVLQDEGEAGWLVALPLAAGQGALGTLTVRRAEPFGPEDLAALEVVAGLAAGLLAREQLERDCAAMTLTDALTGLPRGPLLRDRLEQALARTARDRSPCALLSIDLDHFGRVNEEYGRALGDRALATAAARLRASVRATDTVARTEGDRFVVLLGGLHGVQQALLVAEKVRLVLSVPMNLPGASVTLGASIGVSLAPPHGQQPEELCALAKQAARQAKRHGRGLVWLAQLPGSGSPERRAALTQDLQGALERGEIGVHYQEQFGPDGEPCGVEALARWTSPRWGSVTPTEFIPLCEDDDLIVPLGTWVLREAVTQLAHWRAAGLPYARVAVNVSPVQFLRPDFERVVRAALDDSGLPPACLELELGEAFVASHQSVITQRLHALRGLGVRVVLDDFGTGGSGLAALMQVPLDGLKIDRQFLREDTSAPLREGRGVTASIAMAHALGLDVVLEGVETSAHLALARRAGCGRTQGFLQGRPRPAEEIGAHPGVSR
- a CDS encoding M24 family metallopeptidase codes for the protein MQAALDRVRDAVRASDVPLDGWLIYDFQGLNPHARTLLGLRDAFLTRRYFVWVPKDGTPTLVHHRIEGGTWRSLAGDANLNFLPYSAHTELDAHLHALLNGQRGALEYSPRGAVPYVSRVDAGTLERLKEAGLDPHSSADLLQGFTVWGDGDLDAHDRAVQVLMDAKDAAFRLVHERLKADEPVTELEVQDVIMRRIEGAGMTAGHPVNVSFAGNAADPHYEPSAEQNATLARGQCVLIDLWAQEPGRPFGDVTWVGFAGEPTPEYLHAWEAVAGARDAGLRLMRERLGAGLELQGWEVDRAARDVLDAAGLGEYFTHRLGHNLGVQIHGSGANLDDLETHDTRRLLPGQAVTIEPGAYVAPRGFGIRSEVNILVTPEGPRLTTPVQARPFVLGAGEWEAVRATGLGER
- a CDS encoding PadR family transcriptional regulator gives rise to the protein MHNHTHRPRPYGFQSTDENHRSHGHGCRAYGHRPGGPRFGFGDPEGRGRPDFRGGPRGPRAKVGNLRLAILALLAEAPRNGYSMIQETAQRSGGLWQPSPGSMYPALSQLEDEGLIEVQPQDGKKAYALTEAGRTYVQENADALQSPWTPQDDTGRHGDRMELRQALHALMSAAQQVAQTGTPHQTREAAGIVNTARKALYRLLAEDDTQPGTEPGTAPTDL